The nucleotide sequence GAACCGCAAACCCAGCACCAACTCAAGCTGATGTTATAAAAGGTACCTCTGCAAATGCAACAGGTACAGATTATGCCACTTGGGGTGCAGGTTGGACTAGAAACTAAGTATCAATAAAGACATCCTGCATGTTAATTTAAAGAAAGCTGCCTTCAAATGGGCAGCTTTTTTATTGCGGTAAAGCTGGTATGGAATACGCTTTCGTGAAAGCGAACTAAAACACTCCTATATTTATAACCTTATCATAACGTACAAGTTCCAGCAAAAGACCATTTTTGCGGATTAATATTTCTATAAAAATGGGAGACATTTATATCTACATGCTCATCATTCTCGCCGGTCTGGCGATCACTGACCTTGTTGTTGGTGTTAGTAATGATGCGGTAAACTTCTTGAACAGTGCCATAGGTTCCAAGGCCATAAGCTTCAAGACCATCATGATCATTGCCAGTCTGGGAATCGCGCTGGGCGCGCTATCCAGCAGCGGTATGATGGAAGTGGCACGTAAGGGAATCTTTAATCCAGGTGAGTTCTACTTTGACGAGATCATGATCGTCTTTATGGCTGTGATGATTACAGACGTCCTCTTGTTGGACTTCTTCAACAGTATGGGATTGCCTACATCCACTACGGTTTCCATCGTTTTTGAATTGTTGGGTGCCGCGGTTTGTATGTCGTTGCTCAAGATAGGCGAGAGCGACACAGAGACTTTTCTGGATCTGGGCAAGTATATCGCCAGTGATACGGCCATAGAGATTGTTAGCGGCATCCTACTATCGGTGGTTATTGCCTTTACTATAGGTGCGCTGGTGCAGTTTTTATCGCGATTGATGCTGACCTTTAATTACAGCAAAAGACCCGCTTTTCTGGCCGGTATTTTTGGCGGTCTTTCCCTAACCAGCTTGTATTACTTCATCCTTGTCAAAGGACTTAAAGGCGCAGACCTGGGCGCGCTTAATTTTATATTTGATTACACGACAGACGTTTATACCACTTTAGGTTATGGATTCATATTTTGGTTGGTATTCAGTTTGATCTATGTGTACGTCTTGAAATGGGATATCTATAAACTGATTATCATTTTGGGAACCTTTGGTCTTGCGATGGCTTTTGCCGGTAATGACCTTGTGAATTTCATTGGTGTGCCAATAGGTGCCTACGATGCCTACAACGTATGGTCTGCAGCAGGTTCGCCAGCAGACTTTACCATGGATGCACTTGCAGGTCAACTGCCTAGCCAGAGATGGTTATTACTACTCGCGGGTGTTGTAATGGTATTGACTTTATGGTTCTCGTCTAAAGCCCAAGCGGTAGTGAAGACTTCTGTAGACCTCGCGAGACAAGACAGCGGTACAGAGCGTTTCAAATCTAACGCCTTGTCTAGATACCTTGTACGTTACTCCATTCTAGCCGCCGAAGGCGTTGAACGCATCATGCCTGCCAAAGCAAGTGCCTACATCTCAAAAAGATTTGAGAAGGCACCATCGCTGGGAATCGTTTCAAAAAATGCAGATAAACCGGCCTTTGACTACGTTAGAGCGTCAGTCAACCTAATGGTGGCAAGTATACTTATTTCTTTGGCAACATCCTATAAGTTACCATTATCCACGACTTATGTGACCTTTATGGTGGCTATGGGAACCTCGCTGGCAGATAAAGCTTGGGGAACAGAAAGCGCGGTGTACCGTATTGCTGGAGTTCTTAACGTAATAGGTGGTTGGTTCTTTACTGCCTTTAGTGCGTTTACCGCAGCTGCGATATTTGCCTATATCATTTATTGGGGTGGCTTTTATGCTATTATAGGATTGGTCGTTCTTGCCGTGGTCTTGATCACACGCAGTTTTATCATGCACAAGCGATCACAGACACAACAAAAGGTGACTGACGAGCTTCAAAAGGCCGAAAGCAACACCATACAAGGAATTATCGAGGAAAGCTCTGAAACGGTCGCTACCGTCTTTAAACGTGCTAGAGATATGTATAGCAACACGCTGGAAGGATTGATTACCCAAGATCTGGGTAGTCTTAAATCGGGTCGCAAGGCCACCAAAAAACTGGCGGTAGAAATCGATGGTTTGCGCAACAACATCTACTTTTTTATCAAAAACCTTGATGAAAAAAGTATAGGAGCCAGTAAATTCTACATCGACGTGTTGGGACATTTACAGGATATTTCCCAGTCGTTGGAATACATCTCGCGTTCCAGTACAGACCACATCAACAACAATCACAAGAGCCTTAAGTTTACGCAGATCAAGGATTTAAAAGAGATCATTGAGCGCATTCAGAAGATTTTTGACGATTCTAAAAAGATCTTTAAGTCTAAGGAATTTAGCGGTCTTGAGAAGATCATTTACGAGAAGCGCGAGTTGCTTCAACTGGTGGACAGCAAGATTGAAAAGCAGGTCAAGCGCACAAAGAATACTGACGAGTCTCCTAAAAACACCACGCTATACTTCGGTTTGTTGCTCGAGACCAGAGACCTTATGAACGTGACCATTCAGGTGGCAGAGCAGTACTATTCAGAATACGACGCGAGCAGGTTCGATAACGAGGAAAGCGAGTAAAAGTAGTAAGGATTGAATAGGGTTCGCTTTCGCGAAAGCGAACTACTTCAACATCTCTTTGATATAAATACAGTACCTCACATTCCCGAATTGAGGACAATAAAAAAATCCCAACCATGAACCGGTTGGGATTTACTTTTTAAGCACTTTTAAGTTATGCTGCCGTTTGGGTTGGGATTTCTTCACCTTCTTCAGGTTGGTCCCCAAACTTCCTACGGAATCTTAGCTTTGCCCTGTGTACCAAGTAGAGCAATACAGGTATGATGATAAGTGTCAGGAACGTCGCAAACAACAATCCAAAGATTACCGTCCAGGCCAGTGGTCCCCAGAAAATCACATTGTCACCACCCATGTAAATGTTAGGATCAAACTCACTAAATAGCGAGAAGAAGTCAATATTCAAACCTATGGCCAGTGGTATAAGTCCTAGAACTGTTGTGATTGCCGTAAGTAATACAGGTCGCAAACGGGCCTTTCCAGCTTGAACGATCGCGTTAAATGAATCCTCTTTACTTATAAGGTATTTGTCATCATCGATTCCCAACTCTTCACGTCTTTTAAGTTTTAGAATGTCCACGTAGTCAATAAGAACCACACTGTTGTTTACCACAATACCAGCGAGCGAGATAATTCCCATCATGGTCATCATGATCACAAATGGCCATCCTGTAATCATCAAGCCTAGGAATACCCCAATAAAACTTAGGAAGATGGAGATCATGATTATGGTAGGTTTTGAAATACCGCTAAACTGAAAGATGAGAATGAAGAAAATCAAAGCCAGTCCGCCTAAAAGTGCGGTCATCAAGAATGCTTGCTGCTTGTTTTGCTCTTCTAGCTGCCCAGTATAGTCGATTTTAATATCATCAGGAAGATTCTCAAAATCCAGCATCTCATTCTGTATCTGTGCCACAGCGGCGCCAGCATCGGTATAACCTGGTTTGAGCGCACTGTACACGGTGACCACACGTTTGTTGTCCTTGTGCTTGATGGCACTAAAACCGCTAACATTCTCCTGTGTAGTCACTGCACTTACAGGCACTTCACGCACCTGACCGCTCGCCATATCTCTAAACGTAATACGCTGATTGAATAGCGCACTGCGATCATAGCGGTTCTCGTCATTGAATCTAACATAGATGTCATAATCCTCGCCATCCTTTTTGTAGACACCAGCTTTTTCACCAAAAATAGATCTGCGCAATTGCTGTCCTACTTGTCCAGCGCTAATGCCTAATTCTCCTGCTTTCTCGCGATCGACTTTGACTTGTAAAGCAGGCTTGCTTTTGTTCACATCGATTTTAAGTTCGTCTACCGGTGCGATGTTTTTCTCATTCAAGAATTTCACCATACGGTTTGCTGTTGCGATAAGCTCACCATAATCTTCACCTTGAAGCTCAATATTCACAGGATAACCTGCTGGTGGTCCTGCTTGGTCTTTTTCAACACTTATGGCGATACCAGGAAATTTGCCTTGAACGGCTTCTTGGACCTTTTTACGCAGTACCTCACTGTCTTTACCATTACGATATTTATATTCTCGCATGGAAGCCGTTATTTTCCCTTTATTGGGCATTTCGGCAGCGCTACCGCCATCTGTTTGTGGGTTACCGGCACCTTCACCTACCTGGGAAACGGCGCTTTCTACTAGGAAGTTTTCACCGTCTTCAATGTATTCTGGATCATTGAGAACTTCATAAACGACATCTTCAATCTCTTTGGTAGTCCTATTGGTCTTGGCAATAGAGGTACCTTCAGGATACTCAATATAAACGATGATCTGGTTGGGTTTGTTCTCTGGGAAGAATTCCACTTTTGTTCTACCACTAGCTACAGATACACCAAAGTAGAGGAACAACACCGTTACAAACATGACCAACATACCTGCTGTAAGATAGTAGGGCTTTTTCCCTCTCAAGGCATATTTCAAAAAGCGCTCATAGGCATTGTCCAGTCTTTTCAACGTGTTCTTCTGGAATCTTAGAGTCCATCCTTTTACCACGTATTTGTAAAGCCATAAAAGAATAACGGTCACCACCATCACAGATCCAATACCGCGTATCGCACCACCAAAAATCATGATGAGTATTCCTATGCCGCCCATGATGGCCGTGATGTAAATCAAGTTCTTGAAAGGAATCTTTTTCTCATCCACACTCATGAACTTGGACACTAACATGGAATTGAAGAATATGGCCACTATCAGTGAACTACCCAACACAATGGAAAGTGTGATAGGGAAATACTTCATAAATTCTCCCATAACGCCAGGCCATAAACCGATTGGGACAAAAGCCGCCACGGTAGTCAATGTCGAGATGATGATAGGCACGGCGATTTCACCGATACCGATTTTTGCTGCTTTGATGCGTGACATTCCTTCTTCATCCATCAATCTGTAGACGTTCTCAACCACCACAATACCATTATCCACAAGCATTCCTAGTCCCATAATCATGGCAAAAAGGATCATTGTGTTTAAGGTGTATCCTAAAAAGCTTAGAATAATAAAACTCATAAGCATGGACATAGGGATCGCAAAACCAACAAATAAGGCATTTCTAAAGCCTAAGAAGAACATGAGAACTGTGACCACGAGAATCACCCCAAAAATGATATTGTTTACAAGGTCGTCCACTTGATTGAGCGTACGGCTGGAACCATCGTTCGTAATAGTGATCTCCACATCATCTGGAATCCTGTCGTTTTCTTGTGATGCGGCTATGATCTCCCGAATGCTTTCTGCAGCTTCAATGGTGTTTTTACCAGATTGCTTTTTGACATCAATCATCACCACTGGATCACCAAATTCCCGTGCGAAGGTTGTTTTATCTTCTTCTTGAAAGTGAACCTCTGCAATGTCAGTTAGGTAAATAGGTCCTTTCTCGTTTTTGACCACAAAGTTTTCCAGCTGGTCAGGTCGAGTAATTTCTCCTAAAATACGGATGGTACGTCGCTGACTTTCGGTTTTGATGTTACCGGCACTCATGGTAGCATTACCACCAGAAACGGCATTGATTACATTATCAAAGCTCACTTGAGCTGCCGTCATTTTGTAGATGTCGACAGCAACTTCAACCTCTAGTTCTTGAGCACCACGTATACTGGCTTCTTTGATCTGGTCCAGACCTTCAATCTCATCCTGCAGGTATTCTGCATATTCCTTGAGCTCGCGTACGGTATAATCACCACGCAAGTTGATGTTCATGATAGGCATTTCTTCACTCAGCTTGAGGTCAAAAATGTTGGGCTCAATCTTGGCATTATTGAAAGTAGGCCAGTCCTCATTAGAGGTCTCTACATCAACTTCATCCTTTACTTTTTGTTTGGCCTCTTCAACGCTTACTTTTTCATCAAACTCTACCGTGATGATGGAGTAATCCTCTTGTGAGGTGGATAGAATCTCCACCACATTAGAGAGGTTTTTTAACTTGTCCTCTAAAGGCTCTGTGATGAGTCGCTCAATGTCTTCAGCAGTGTTACCTGGGTAGACGCTGGATATGTAGATTTTAGTCTCTTTTACCTCTGGATAGTCTTCTCTAGGCATGGCAAAATAGCCTTGAATTCCCAATACGAGAACCAAGCCTATTATGATCCATATCACCGTGGAATTATTGATCGCCCATGAGGAGAGACCAAATTCCTTTTCGCTTTTCTTTCCCATTGTTATGCTTTTATTCTAATTTGTTGATCGTCCTTCACGCTACGTGCTCCTTCAACGATAATGACATCGCCTACTTCTAGACCGTTTACGATCTCGATCATGTTGTCGCTTGTTTTACCGGTTTTAATCAGTTTCCTTTTCGCGACAGCGGTATCAAAATCATCTCCAGATTGACGATCCACGGCGACCATCACATATTGCTCACCATCTTGATTTTCACTAATCACGGCAAGAGGAATCAAAATGGCCTCTTTGTTAGTGTAGTCGTTGATTTTTAGCTTGGCCGTTAGGTTAGGCTTCACGTTCTTCTTTTCATTCTTTACGGGAACTTCAATAGAAAACGAACGGTTGGCAGGATTGATGAATGAACTGGCCTGACGCACTTTACTGTCCATTTTTTCACCTAAAACTGGGAATTCAATTTGCACATCAGTACCTTCATTGATGGATGCAATGTAGGTTTCTGGCACTTCTACCTCGATGTACATGTTATCTAGGTTGACAAGTCTAAAAAGTTCTGTCATACCAGGAGACACGACATTGCCTTGTTCTGTCATTACATTGTCAATTACTCCAGCAAATGGTGCTTTCACGACAGATTTAGCAAGTTGCTGTTGCATGGAATTAATCGCATTTTGTTGGGATTCATAGTTAGCTTTTGCCTGTAGGTATTGAATTTCAGATCCTATGTTTTGATCCCACAATCTCTTTTGTCTTTCAAATGTCGTTTTAGCGAGTTGCGCCTGGACTTTCATTTGTTCGATCTGTTGAGAGAGACCACCGTCATCAATTTTGGCAAGAGTTTGTCCTTTAGACACCTTTTGACCTTCAGTCACATAGACGCGCTGCAGTATTCCTGAAGTTTCTGCCTTAACGGTAATGTTTTGTTTAGTATCTACACTACCTTGAAGCTCGATATAGTGGTTGAACAACGTATCCTCGATAGGTTCCACACTCACGAGCGATCCTTCTTTTTTTACACTGTTTTTGTCCAGGTAGGATTCAATGGCTTTGATCTCATCTTCCAGTTCCTTCTTCTGGTTGAGTAATTCTGTTTTCTTTTGTGAGATCGATTCTGTATCACCGTTGGCAATAAGTTCGTCCACGCTGGGCTCGCCACCACCACAGGCAACGATTACAGGCAATAACAGTAGGTATAAATATTTAGTTTTCATAATGGAATCAGTCTTGGTCATTGTTGGTTAGATATTCTGGTGTGTTGAGTACGGTCTCTAGGGCAGCCTTATTTGTGATGACCTGATACATACTGTTGAGGTACTCGCTTTGTGCTTCATAAAGTTGGGTTTGTGCCTGTCTCAAATCAAAGCTGGTAGCGATACCTTCTGTAAATTTTATTTCGTTTTTGTTTTCAATGCGCTCTGCGAGCTGCAGATTTTGTTTGCTTGTGAAATAGGTGTCTATCGCCAGTTGATATTCATTGACGGCACGTTCATATTCCAACTCAATTTCCTGTTCTGCACGCACTTGATCTGTCAATGCTTGATCCCATGCAATTTTTGCACGATCCACTCGCGCCTTTCTACCAAAAGAAGTAAACACGGGCCAGTTAATGCTCAATCCAGCAATGGACTGTTGGAACCATTGCGTGTTGCTATTAAAGAACACAAAATCATCATCAAATGCTTGCGTCCCATAATTCACAAAGGCAGTGACTTTAGGCAACGCCTTGCTGCGTTCCAGTTTGTATTCCAGTCTGCGTTGTTCAGAAAGGTTTCTAGCAATTTGATAATCCACGCTTTGCTCCAGGTTGAGGTTCTCATTGGTTAACGCAGGATCGATGGTTTTTAGGGCCAGACTTTCCAAATCATCTTTTAAGGTAATGGTTTCCTTAAGGTCAATTCCTAAAGCCAGTTGGAGCATATTCATCGCAATCTCAGTTTGTCGACGCGCGCTGTTGAGCTGGTTGGTCAACTGTAAATATGTGATTTGTAATTGCTCGACATCTTCTTCTTCAGTAAGTCCGTTCTCGTAAATCTTGCGAGTCTCGTTGAGGTTTTTTTCTACTGTCTCAAGATTCCGGGTTACGATATCCACGTTTTCTTGGGATAATAGCACGCCGCCATAAGCGTTGATGACACCTTTGCGCACTTCCAGTTTAGTCTTGTTATTGGAATTTTCAGAAAAATCCAGGAATGTTTTTGAGGCTTCCAGCGCCACAATGTAGCTACCGTCAAAGATGATCTGGGAAAGAGTGGCCGTAAGATTAGCACTCTGTTTAGGCGAGAATGCTACGGGAACAAAAGTTCCAGGCTCGCCGCCAGCAATTTCTCCTGGTAGTGGCGTGATGGGTTGTTTGAGCTGATTTTGATAGTCTGCCGTACCAGTGACTTGCGGCAGGCCAGTTGCTGTAGTTTCCCATTTTTGCTTGAGCGCTGCGGCGATATCTCGCTTGGCGTTCAAGGCTTGGTAGTTGTTGCTGAGCGCAAAATCGATGGCTTCTTCCAGAGTGAAAGCATAACTCTCCAGACCAGTTGTGGTTTGTTGCGAGTTCGCTTTCGCGAAAGCGAAAAACATCAAAATCAACGTCACATAGGATAATCTGTTCATTTAGTCGTGGTTTGATTGGGTTAGTTGGTTCAATATTTTACGTCCGGTAGGCGTGACGATACCGCGCAGGTGATATTCCAGATATTGATCGTACAGTTTGTCTTGTGGGAACTGATCTACTGGAAAAATGGAAATATCCTTTATTCCTTGAATGCCAATAAAATACATGCGTGCAACAAAGGTCTTGTCAATATTATCGCGGTAAAGTCCCAGCTCGATGCCTCTTTCTACATTGCGATAGATACAGTTGTCCATAAAATCATACATCTGTTTGTTGACCAGCTTGTGTATTTCAGGATAGTACTTTTGAAGCTGATAAATAGAAGAGGTGTTGTCACCTTTGAGTTCCCGCATGACATAGCTCTTGATCTCATAAAGCTCCTCAATGGGATTGCGGTCCTCACAGGTAGAGATTTTTTCAACACCATTGCATATGTGATGACACATGTGCAACGAGGTGGCTGCGACCAGTTCGCTCTTGTTTTTATAATGGGTGTAGAGCGTCTTCTTACTCATTCCCATCTTGTTGGCAATCTCGTCCATGGTCACACTTTTGAAACCATGGTTGATGAACATGTCCAGCGACTCCGTTAAAATTAGTTCTTTAGTTTCCATAATTGAAGCTGCAAAAGTACAGCTAGGAAACTTTAAAAACTAAGAAAGTTTCCAAAGTTTTATATTTATTTAACATTGGACTATTTTTCATAGAAGATGTATGTAACCTTGCCTATTTTTGAAACCATGACATCAATGGAACACTTGCGATCCCAATTTCTAGAATACCTGCAGCAAAAGGTAACTTTAACAGAGCCTGCCGGGCTTTACGATCCCGTACATTACATCCTGCAACTAGGCGGCAAGCGATTGCGACCATTAATGACTTTGATGAGCGCGCAGATGTATGGCGCGCCTGTCACCAGTGCCATGGATGCCGCTGTAGCCGTTGAGGTTTTTCACAACTTCACCTTGTTGCATGATGATATTATGGATGCTGCAGACTTGCGTCGTGGCCAGGCTACGGTCCATAAAAAATGGGATGTCAATACCGGTATTTTGAGTGGTGATGCGATGATGATCATGGCCTATCAACAGTTTCTATCCTATGAGCCAAAAACCTTTTACGATCTAAACAAACTATTTTCAAAGACAGCCCTTGAGGTTTGTGAAGGCCAGCAGTATGACGTGGATTTTGAAACTAGGGATGATGTTACTGTTGATGAATATCTATTGATGATCAAGCTCAAAACATCAGTTTTAGTAGGTTGTGCCCTGCAAATGGGAGCGATTATTGCGCAAAAGAATATTGCAGAGCAGGAAAAAATCTACAACTATGGTATCGAGTTGGGAATGGCATTTCAATTGATGGATGACTATCTGGACGCCTTTGGTGATCCAGAGACTTTTGGAAAGGAAGTAGGTGGTGATATTAGAGAAAACAAGAAAACCTATCTGTATTTGAAATCCATCGACAACAAAGATTTTGCTACAGAACTAAAAGATCTTTTTGCTCAGGACTACCGCAGTCTGACCGATCAAGAAATTGAAGATAAAAAGGACCGAGCAAAAGAACTTTTTGTCAATAGCGGTGGCGCTAATCGCACACTGGAAGCGATTGAAGATTACACTCAAAAAGCCCTCAAAACCATCGAGTCACTCGATATGGAAAAGGAGCACAAAACGATCTTGAAAAAGTTCTCTCAAGATCTTATGTCTAGAATAAGTTAACCATGGAACTGGCGCGCATTCAAGAACAGCTGGAAGCGAAACATCACATTTTTATGGTGTACCGCAATCAGGTGAATAAAGATCTGGAACGATCTGGTTATGATGCGATCGTAGAGAATAATCCGCAAGAGTTTTTAGCAGCCTTGATCGACTTGTTGAATGAGGCGATTGAAGATGGAGACCCTAAGCTACAGCAACTCTATTATCTCGCCGATGTCCAAGAAAAAAACCTAGAACATGGAATTATTCTAGGTTTCTTATCCAGAGAATGGATCAAAATTAAGTATCGATTGAATCAGTAAGGGCTGGCGTACCAGCCCAAACCAATCATCAACAATAATTTTAATTGTTCATCTCTTCGTTATACTCTTCAGTAGCATCTTTAATACGCTCACTCATAGTTTGATTGCTATTGCTGTTGAATTCTTCCATAAACTCTTCAATAGCATCACTTTTTTGATCGTCATATTTTTTACGTGACTTGATCAGTTCCTTGTTTAGGTCGTATAATGCCTCGTCAATTTCCTCTAGGTTTTCTAGATTCTCATCAAGATCTGTTTCGGCATTGTTTTTCTCCATCTCATACTCTTTCATCTCCTTTTGCACATCTGCAACAGCATCCATCACATCGTCAATTTTTAAGTAGGCTGGCATTCTATTCACCATCTCATTAAAACTCGCTCTCAAGGTTTTTTGATAGGTGTTTTTTTCGTCGTCTGCAGCTTCATATAAGGCTATGCGATCATCCTGTACTTTTGCGTAATTATCAAAATTGATGATGGTCACATATCCAGCATCGTCATAATTCACATTGTCTACAAAATCTCTGTACGCATCATAATCTATGGAAGTATCGTTTTCAAGACTTAGGCGTATGTCTACAATCTCATCATTAAGGTCCTGCACCGCTTCTTCTACATCTACAATACGGCTTTTGATAGCACTTTCTGTAGCATTAGCATTATTTAAGGTAGCGTTTAAGCGATCCATTCTATTTCTAACGTCACTTACTTCTTTCATTACCAGATTAGTTTTTAAATAAGCCGGCATTTGTGCTACAAAGGTTTCAAAAGAAGCGTATGCTTTTTCACCATTCATCTTGTCTCTTAGATTGGGACTTGTAGAAAGATTTTTAATATCATTTTGCAACTGGCCATATTCCTCAAAACCTGTAATGGTTAAGTTGTTATCCTTATCCACATTCACATTGGTTTTCATTTCATTTGCCATCGTTTCGGCATCTTCACGGGTTACAACAGCAACGACGTCAGAATCATCTTCCGTTGCGGCATCTTCATCATAGACTTCCATCACAAGTGTCTCATCCGTTTTTTCTTCTTTACATGCTGTCATTGCTAGAGAAACAGCAATCATTGTTATAAATATCTTTTTCATAATTTTTTGGTTTTCTAATAGCAACATACGACCATTGTGTAGGAATTACCCTTAATTTAATCATAAGTCTGGCGTAGGGAAGCCTATACCGATTGATAATTAACACATATTATTACCGCATTAAAACCGTATTAACATAGTGAGGCCACAAGATGGGCAGCACCTGCATGGAAAGGAGTTGGGATGTGTGGGATGATTTCGCTTTCGCGAAAGCGAACTCTTAAAAAAGCACTCGTGCAAACGGCTGCAACCCGTTTCTATAAATGCTGCGATCCTCATTAAACAATACATCATAGCGAACACCTATGACCACAGGACCATTAGAATAACCAGCGCCCAGGAATAATGCAGGAACCCAATAATTGTCATCGAGAAATTGATCGTCCTCAAAATTTCTATTCACATTGAGCAATTCAAAATCAGAGCTGAGTTGGATCTCACGAATGGGTTGAAAAATACCGATAAGGCTACCACCTAGAATGGTGCTGGTAAAATCCAGCCCATCGTTAAAGCCATTGCGGTTATCAAAATTGCGCTTTACATAACTACCATTGAGACCAATGCCAACGCCTACATATGGATTGACCTGATAGATCGCCTGCGGTGCTACTTGAATTGCGGTGTATCCAGTGCTAAAATTGAGACCTAGATTACCTCCATAACGCACGCGATTCCAAAAGTCTGAACCAGCATCTTGAGCAACCATGCTGCTGCAAATCGAGATCCCAAAAAGTAAAGTGATTATCAGTTTTTTAGAAAAAATAGAAGCCATTGTCTGAAGTTATAGTGCAATCGTTATAAATATACAAAACGCTATGCCGTACAAAGCCAATTCTTTACTTTTGCTATAATTATCGAAAACGGGACTTTTCCCGATAGATTTATGGATAAATTTTCTTTTCTAAATGCAGCACACACTGCATTCTTTGCACAACTTTACGATGAATATCTAATCAATCCAGACCGCGTGGAGCCATCGTGGCGCGCATTTTTCCAAGGCTTTGATTTTGGAATGGAGTCTGCTGGTGATGGTGAGGTACAGGTAGTTTATGAAGATAGAGGCGAGACCAAAACAGTGGACGTGTCTGAAAAGATGCGCAAGGAGTTTGAGGTCGTCCAGCTTATTGATGGCTACAGGACTCGTGGTCACTTATTTACAAAAACCAACCCAGTAAGGGAACGTCGCAAATACGAGCCTACTTTAGAACTATCCAACTTTGGACTGTCTGATGCAGATTTGAATACAGAGTTTG is from Nonlabens sp. YIK11 and encodes:
- a CDS encoding efflux RND transporter periplasmic adaptor subunit, whose protein sequence is MKTKYLYLLLLPVIVACGGGEPSVDELIANGDTESISQKKTELLNQKKELEDEIKAIESYLDKNSVKKEGSLVSVEPIEDTLFNHYIELQGSVDTKQNITVKAETSGILQRVYVTEGQKVSKGQTLAKIDDGGLSQQIEQMKVQAQLAKTTFERQKRLWDQNIGSEIQYLQAKANYESQQNAINSMQQQLAKSVVKAPFAGVIDNVMTEQGNVVSPGMTELFRLVNLDNMYIEVEVPETYIASINEGTDVQIEFPVLGEKMDSKVRQASSFINPANRSFSIEVPVKNEKKNVKPNLTAKLKINDYTNKEAILIPLAVISENQDGEQYVMVAVDRQSGDDFDTAVAKRKLIKTGKTSDNMIEIVNGLEVGDVIIVEGARSVKDDQQIRIKA
- a CDS encoding inorganic phosphate transporter; the protein is MGDIYIYMLIILAGLAITDLVVGVSNDAVNFLNSAIGSKAISFKTIMIIASLGIALGALSSSGMMEVARKGIFNPGEFYFDEIMIVFMAVMITDVLLLDFFNSMGLPTSTTVSIVFELLGAAVCMSLLKIGESDTETFLDLGKYIASDTAIEIVSGILLSVVIAFTIGALVQFLSRLMLTFNYSKRPAFLAGIFGGLSLTSLYYFILVKGLKGADLGALNFIFDYTTDVYTTLGYGFIFWLVFSLIYVYVLKWDIYKLIIILGTFGLAMAFAGNDLVNFIGVPIGAYDAYNVWSAAGSPADFTMDALAGQLPSQRWLLLLAGVVMVLTLWFSSKAQAVVKTSVDLARQDSGTERFKSNALSRYLVRYSILAAEGVERIMPAKASAYISKRFEKAPSLGIVSKNADKPAFDYVRASVNLMVASILISLATSYKLPLSTTYVTFMVAMGTSLADKAWGTESAVYRIAGVLNVIGGWFFTAFSAFTAAAIFAYIIYWGGFYAIIGLVVLAVVLITRSFIMHKRSQTQQKVTDELQKAESNTIQGIIEESSETVATVFKRARDMYSNTLEGLITQDLGSLKSGRKATKKLAVEIDGLRNNIYFFIKNLDEKSIGASKFYIDVLGHLQDISQSLEYISRSSTDHINNNHKSLKFTQIKDLKEIIERIQKIFDDSKKIFKSKEFSGLEKIIYEKRELLQLVDSKIEKQVKRTKNTDESPKNTTLYFGLLLETRDLMNVTIQVAEQYYSEYDASRFDNEESE
- a CDS encoding efflux RND transporter permease subunit, which encodes MGKKSEKEFGLSSWAINNSTVIWIIIGLVLVLGIQGYFAMPREDYPEVKETKIYISSVYPGNTAEDIERLITEPLEDKLKNLSNVVEILSTSQEDYSIITVEFDEKVSVEEAKQKVKDEVDVETSNEDWPTFNNAKIEPNIFDLKLSEEMPIMNINLRGDYTVRELKEYAEYLQDEIEGLDQIKEASIRGAQELEVEVAVDIYKMTAAQVSFDNVINAVSGGNATMSAGNIKTESQRRTIRILGEITRPDQLENFVVKNEKGPIYLTDIAEVHFQEEDKTTFAREFGDPVVMIDVKKQSGKNTIEAAESIREIIAASQENDRIPDDVEITITNDGSSRTLNQVDDLVNNIIFGVILVVTVLMFFLGFRNALFVGFAIPMSMLMSFIILSFLGYTLNTMILFAMIMGLGMLVDNGIVVVENVYRLMDEEGMSRIKAAKIGIGEIAVPIIISTLTTVAAFVPIGLWPGVMGEFMKYFPITLSIVLGSSLIVAIFFNSMLVSKFMSVDEKKIPFKNLIYITAIMGGIGILIMIFGGAIRGIGSVMVVTVILLWLYKYVVKGWTLRFQKNTLKRLDNAYERFLKYALRGKKPYYLTAGMLVMFVTVLFLYFGVSVASGRTKVEFFPENKPNQIIVYIEYPEGTSIAKTNRTTKEIEDVVYEVLNDPEYIEDGENFLVESAVSQVGEGAGNPQTDGGSAAEMPNKGKITASMREYKYRNGKDSEVLRKKVQEAVQGKFPGIAISVEKDQAGPPAGYPVNIELQGEDYGELIATANRMVKFLNEKNIAPVDELKIDVNKSKPALQVKVDREKAGELGISAGQVGQQLRRSIFGEKAGVYKKDGEDYDIYVRFNDENRYDRSALFNQRITFRDMASGQVREVPVSAVTTQENVSGFSAIKHKDNKRVVTVYSALKPGYTDAGAAVAQIQNEMLDFENLPDDIKIDYTGQLEEQNKQQAFLMTALLGGLALIFFILIFQFSGISKPTIIMISIFLSFIGVFLGLMITGWPFVIMMTMMGIISLAGIVVNNSVVLIDYVDILKLKRREELGIDDDKYLISKEDSFNAIVQAGKARLRPVLLTAITTVLGLIPLAIGLNIDFFSLFSEFDPNIYMGGDNVIFWGPLAWTVIFGLLFATFLTLIIIPVLLYLVHRAKLRFRRKFGDQPEEGEEIPTQTAA